The Lipingzhangella halophila genomic interval TGACGAACTCGCCCATCCGGTCCGCCGGGTGGCTCCACGGCATGGAGAACCGGCGTTCGACGTGCGCGCGAACCTGGCTGCCCAGGCCGAGCACGAACCGGCCGCCCGAGGCCAGCATCAGGTCGTTGGCCGCGTACGCCAGGGACATGGGGGTGCGGGCGAACGCGATCGCCACACCGGTGCCCAGCCTGGCCCGGGAGGTCGCCGGGCACGCGAGCGCGAGCGACACGAACGGGTCGTGCCGCGCCTCGCGTACCCACAGCCCGTCGTAGCCGGCGGCCTCCAGCTCCGCGGCCTGGGCCGCGGCTTCGGGGCCGGGATCGAGGCGGGCGTCCACTCTCATTCCGCCGCCTCAAGGACGTGCACGACGCAGACCGCGCCCACCCCCACCATGTGCGCCAGACCAAGGCGGGCGCCGGGCTGCTGGCGGTCGCCCGCCTCGCCCCGGAGCTGCCGCGCGACCTCGGCGATCTGTCCCGTTCCGGTCGGCCCGATGGGGTGCCCCATGGCGATCAGCCCGCCCGAGGGACTGACCGCGCAGCGGCCGCCGACGTCGAACTCGCCATCGGCGAGCCGCCCGGCGGCCTGGCCATCGGCGCACAACCCCATGGCCTCGACGTAGCGCAGCTCCTCGATCGCGAAGGCGTCGTGCAGCTCGATGACGTCGAGATCGGCGGGTCGGACCGCGGCCCGGTGGAGTGCCTCCGCGGTGGTCTCCCTGGTGATCTCGACATCGAAGTCGCCGTCTCCGTAAAGCCGCTCGCTGCGCTGCGCCGACGCGCGGACCCGTACCGCGCGGGACGGGTCGCCGCCCAGCCGCGCGAGCGCGTCCTCCGAGGCGACGACCACCGCCGAGGCGCCCTCACCGACCGGGCAGCACTGCCACTTGGTCAGCGTGCCCGCGACCGGTTCGGCGTCCAGGACCTCGGCGAGGTCGCGCTCCTTCTGGTGGTGCGCGTACGGGTTGCGCGCCCCGTTGCGGTGGTTCTTCACCGCGACGGCGGCCACCTGCTCGGGTGTGGCGCCGTGCCGGTGCATGTACTCGTTGGCGAGCATGGCGAACCGGGTGAACGGGACGACGTGGCCATCGGCCAGCCCGGTCAGCCCGGTGCGGCTCTCGGCACGCGAGGAGGGGCCGGGCTTGTCGACCCCCATCGCCAGAACGATGTCGGCCTCCCCGGAGGAGACTTCCATGCAGGCGAGCCGGAACGCCGAGGAGCTGGACGCCGAGGCGTTCTCCACCTGGGTCATGGCGACCCCCGTGGCGCCCAGGTGGCGCAGCATCGGCCGGGACACCGCCATCCCGAGCCGGGTCGTGCCCGTGTAGACGCCCTGCACGTCGGACCACTCGGCGCCGGCGTCGGCGAGGGCGGCCCGCACCGCGGCCAGGCCGAGTGTCACGAACGAGGCCTCGGATGAGCGCTGGTACCGGTGCAGGCCGACACCGGCGACGTAGACCGGCCGGGTCATGCCGCCTCCTCGGCGAACCGCACCTCGCCGCCGGCCCGTACCGCGTGCACGCGGACTCCCGGTTCCGGTTCGCCGGGGTGGTCCAGCAGCCCGATGACGGACGGCCCGTCGTCGAGCCGCACGGAGACCGCCGTGAACGGGGCTGCGCCGTCCTGTCCGGCGTGCCGGTGCACGGTCGCGGCCGCGACCAGCGTTCCGGCGCCGCGCAGCTCGATGCGGGCGAGCCGCTCGCTGCCGCAGCTCTCGCAGCCGTAGTCCTGCCAGGGGAAGGAGCGGTACCCGCAGTGGACGCAGCGCGTACCGGCGAGCCCTTTCGCTGTTGTCATGCCGTCCAGCATGCCAAAAACTTGCTGGCAGTTCAAGAAGTTTGTTACTGTCCCGGCACGGCGTGGACGTTGGCGGGAGGGCCACATGGCGGGACGGCTGACTGGTCGAGTGGCACTGGTGAGCGGGGGAGCCGGCGGACAGGGCGCGTCACACGCGCGGGTCCTCGCCGAGCACGGCGCGAAGGTGGTGCTCGGCGACATTCGCGACGACGAGGGCCAGACGCTCGCCGAGAGCCTGCGCGAGCAGGACCTGGACGTCCGGGCCGTCCCCCTCGACGTCCGGTTCGACGACCAGTGGCGCGCCGCTGTCGGGTTCGCCGAGCGGACATTCGGACACCTCGACGTCCTGGTAAACAACGCGGGCATCAGCGCCGCCGGTGGCGTCGAGGACGAGAACGAGGACGACTGGCACCGGGTGATCGACGTCAACCAGAAAGGCGTCTGGCTGGGCATGCGGGCGGCGATCCCGGCGCTGCGCCGCGCCGGCGGCGGCTCCGTCATCAACACCGCCTCCACGTTCGGCATCCGCCCACCCGCCTCAGGGATCGCCTACGCCGCGTCCAAGGGCGCCGTCCAGGCGATGACGCGCTCTGCCGCGATGGCCGTCGCCGACGCCGACATCCGAGTCAACACCCTGGTCGTCTCGATGGTCGACACCCCGTTCCTGGACCGCGCCAAACGCGCGGGCGCGGTCGAGCGGCGGCTGCGCGAGTACCCGCTGGGCCGGATCGCCCAGCCGCTGGACGTCTCTCGGGCTGTCGTGTTCCTGGCCTCGGAGGAGTCCTCCTACATGACCGCGTCGGAGATGGTGCTCGACGGGGGCATGCTCGGTGGGTACACGCTGCGGCTGGACGACCAGGACCCGCGCCCGAACCCCGCTGGCGCCTGACACCCCGGGAGGTCCCCCATGCTGGCTGTGCACACCCCGATCACCGGCGAGGTCATCGCCGAGGTCGAACCCACCGCACCGGACGCCGTCGACAGTGTCCTCGCCCGCGCCAGCGAGGCCCAGCGCGCCTGGGCCCGCCGGCCGGCGAGCGACCGGGGGGCCATCCTGGTCGAGGCGGGCAGGCTGCTCGCCGCGCACGCCGCTGAGCTGGGCGAGCTGGAGGCGCGCAACACCGGGCGAACGCCGGCCGAAGGGCGCCGCGAGGCCGACCGCGCGGCCCAGGCATTCAGCTACTACGGGGGCTGGGCCGACAAGGCGGCCGGCACCACCATCCCGGTCTCCTCCGACGTCCTCGCCTACACCGTGCGCGAGCCCTACGGCGTCGTCGTCGGCGTCACCCCGTGGAACGTCCCGGTCCGGATGGCCGCCAAGAAGGCGGCGCAGTCCGTCGCGTTCGGGAACGCCTGCGTGCTCAAGCCGGCGCCCGAGACCCCGCTCACCGCGATGCGGATGGCCGAGCTGCTGCGTGCGGCGGGGCTGCCCGAAGGGCTCGTCCAGGTCGCCAACGGCGGTCCGGAGCTGGGCCAGGCGCTGATCGAGCATCCCAGTACGGCGCTGGTCACCTTCACCGGCAGCCCTGAGGGCGGCCGGGCGGTGGCGACCGCCGCCGCCCAACGCCTCATCCCGGCCGTGCTGGAGCTGGGCGGCAAGTCGCCGCAGCTCGTGTTCGCCGACGCCGACCTCGACTCCGCTCTGGAAGGAGTGCTGCTCGGGGTCTTCGCGTCAGCGGGCCAAATGTGCATCGCGGGGTCCCGGCTCTACGTTCAGCGCGGCATCTACGACACGTTCGTCGAGCGGCTGCGCGCGCGGGTCGAGTCCATCGTGGTCGGCGACCCCAGCGCCCCGGACGTGCGGGTCGGACCCCAGATGACCGCGGCGCAGCGGGACAGGACCCGCGCGGCGATCGACCGCGCCACCGCACAGGGCGCCCGGATGCTCGCAACCGCCCAACTCCCCTCGGACGAACGGCTACGCGGCGGGTTCTTCGTGCCGCCCACCCTCTTCGCCGACGCCGATCCGCGGTCGGACCTCATGCGCGCGGAGATCTTCGGTCCCGTACTCGCGGTGGCACCGTTCGAGGACGAGGCCGACGCCGCCGCCAAGGCGCACGACACCGAGTTCGGCCTCGCGGCGGGCGTGTGGACCAGCGACGGCGCACGCGCCCACCGCCTCGCCCGCGACCTGCGCGCGGGCACGGTCTGGCTGAACACCTACCGCGCGCTCTCCGACCAGGTCCCCTTTGGCGGGTTCGGCGCCTCCGGGTACGGACGCGAGAACGGCGAGGAGGCACACCGCACCTACACCCAGGTCAAGTCGGTCGTCAGCGCCCTCGACGGGCCGACACCCGGCTACACGCTCTAGGTGGTCGAGTTCGACTCCGGACGCCGCGTACTACCGGGTTCCGGTCGTCAGATGCGGTCCAGCACGCCCGTTGGCGGCGGGAGCCGACGGTAGCCAACGGAGTTCTCGACCAGGCCGCGCCGAATGTCCTCCTCTTCTGCGGAGGTCGCCGGTCGGACCTTGCCGGCGAGACCGATCAGGACGCTGTCGGCAGTACCGGCCGGTGAGTGCTGTTCGAAAGCGAACATGTGCCCTTCGGTCTCGACAATGACCCGTATCCCATCGATGAAGGTCTCCACCACCAGCGAACCCCGCCGTTCGCAGTCGGACACGCAGTCAGCCAGGTCGTCGTAGCGCTTCCAGTACTCCTCGGGATAGCTGGACACCCGGAGACCGCCGCCCGTCTCGGGGTTGTGGTACCTCACTTCGATTCCCGGATGAGCGGTGTCATCAAGCTGGGCCCTTACCGCGTAAACCGACTGGATCTCCCAGTCGCCGTTGTCGAGAACCCCAAGGGTGAGGCTGTCAACGCGCTCGCCCGCCCTCCAGTCGAACACGTACACCTCCACGACGACCGTGGCGAACGCCAGGGACAGGGCAGTCGCGAGGCTGGCCGCAACAGCGAGAGGGGCCCGTAGGGGCAGCCGCGCTCCGGTCAGACGCCACCGGAGGACCAGGAAGCTGAGCACCGCCGTACCAACCGTGAGCGAGACCGGATCGGGCACGTGACCGTTCTGCGCCCGCCACGCCATGCTGATCGGAAGCACCAGGACGAGACTCGCCAGCGGGAGCACAGTGGCCGGCACCCAGCCGGAACGGTCCCCCAACGACCGCAGGAGGCTCGCCGAGTACGGGACGGGGACGGCGGCCAGCCCCCAGACGACAAGGGTGACGGCGCTGAAGGTCGGGAAGGTCACCGGGTCGGTGGTCCCGCTGACCCCCGCTTCGAGAGCGAGCCCCAAACGGGTGAGCAAGTAGACGATCCACACGTGCACGACGACAGCGGCGGAACCGATGGCCGGATTCCGGGCCCGTATCACCACCGCGCGGACGCCGCGAGGTGCGCCCGGGTCAATGTCGGTCATCCGGGTCCCGGGACCTCAACTCGTGAGTGGGGAGGCGGCCAGGGCGCGGTCGACGGTCGCGCCCGCCGACAGCATCGGGCCCAGCAGGTGTGCGCTCGCCGGGCGGGGAAGGCCCTCCAAGCGGGCGGCGAGCCGGGGGAGGCGGGTGTGGGCGGCGTTGGCGGTGGCCGCTGCCGCGGTGAGCGCCACCCGCGGGTGGAAGTCCAGGAAGCTGTGCGCCGAGTTCTCGAAGGGAACCAGCACGCCGTCGGGCAACAGCTCCGCGGTGCGTTGCGCCGCCGGGGGCACGCTGCGCATGTCCCGCCTGCCGGACAGCACCGCGGTCGGCCAGGTGAAGGCCGGCAGGGCGGCGGCCAGGTCCACCGGCTCCCCGGCGAACGCCGGGAACCGCTCCGCCTCGCGGTCGAAGAGCACGTAGGGGTCCAGGGCCTGCCCGTCGGGCAGCTCCTTGCCGAGCTCCCGGTAGTAGATCGCCCCGGCCAGGTCAAACTCCATGTAGTACGGGTGGCGGCGCTGGACCTCCTTGCCGCCCAGGTCCCGGATGCGGTTCCAGGTCCGCACGCGGCCGCCGCGTACCGCCTCCAGCAGCCGCTCCACCAGCCCCGCGCCGCCCAGCTCGTAGGCCACCGGAACCACCACCCCCGTCTCCTCCACCGGGACGGCTCTTTCCTCGACCAGGTGGCGGACCGCGGCGGCCGCGGCGGCGGTCTCGTGCTCCTCGCCCCGCCAGAACAGCCGGCGCAGGTGGCTCCGCTGCAGGCCCTCCCCAACGGAGTCCGAGGTCGCCGAGTCGAGGACCATGGCCGACACCCGCTCCGGGTGCCGCGCTCCCAGCGCCTGCGCCAGGTAGCCGCCGTAGGAGCTGCCGTAGACGACCGCCCGTTCCCAGCCGCAGTCATCCAGCACCGCCACCAGGTCTCCGAGCACGGCCGCCACGGTCATCGCGTCCATGGGCAGGTCGGCGCCCGCGCGGTCGGTGCGGGACAGGCCCACTCCCCGGTGCTCGACCATCACCACCTCGAACCCGCGCTGTACCGCGGCTCGGCGCACCCCGCGGTACGGCAGCACCGAGGCCAGTCCGGGGCCTCCTGGGAGGATCAGCAGCGGGGTGCCACCGGGTGTGCCCTCGCGGATGTAGGTGAGGTCGAACTCGCCGCCGTGCGGCTCCACCGGCCGGGGCACTGTGCGCACCCCGGGCATACGGCCGAGCCGACGCCCCAAGCGCTGGTGCTGTGTGTTGTCCATGCTGGCCCAACGCGCCCGGACTGCCCCCAGTTCCGCGCCTGGCACCCGGCTGGCCAGCGCGGCCCCGAAGGCGGGCCCGCGCCTGGGTCCCGGCAGCGCATCGCGATCGGGGTACCCGCCCCTGCCGAATGCGTCTCCCGGGTCCACTACCGGGCCTCGGTGTCCGGCGCGTAGGCTCGGGCCGTCAGATGCGGGCGACGCGGCGTGGTGAGGAAGCGCTCAGGATGGCTAGCCGGAAGAAGTCAGGACGACCGCGCGGATCGGGCAGGGGTAAGCACGACATCCCGCGCACCCCGACCCGCGACCCGGGGCCCACCGGGAACGTCGGCTGCTGGGTGGTGGTCATCGCCCTGGCGTGCATCGCGCTCGTCGTTGTCCTCCTGGAGGTGTTCGGCTGACGCGGGCGCGGCCGGTTACGGTAGTGCCGCGTACAGCCGCGGGATCTGCTCGGCGACCCCACTGGGGAACGCGTCGAACGGGGTGGCGTCCACCGTGCTCGCGGACCCGCTCCCGGCGCGCTTCCAGGTCCCGATGATCCGGCCGTCACTCACGACCGTGGACCGGAACATGCCGTTCTTCCCGGGGACGAGCCGCTCGGCGTGCTCGGCTGGCAGCACGGCGCCGCGGTCGCCGTAGCCGAGCACGAACTCGTCGAAGCCCGGCAGTAGGAACACGCCGCGCGCCTCGCTCCGGACGCGGTCAAGCAGGTCGGGAGTTCCCGGGTCCATGAGGTACTCGGCCCCGTCCACCGCAAGGGTGGCGAGTCGCGGGCGGGCGCCCGCGAGCGCGGTCCGCGTGTCGGCGGCGGTGATGCCGGCCCAGCGCGTGAAGTCCTTGGCGGTGGCCGGGCCGTGGCCGCCGAAGTACCGGGTGGCCAGCTCGCCGAGCGCCTCGTCGCGCTGCGGGCGGCGCGGGTGCGGGATCCACTCCTCGATGAGCACGACAAGCTGCTCGTCGCGGTCCGGATGCGCGGGACCGAAGCACAGCGTGCCGGTCAGCCCGAGGTGGGCGAGCATGTGGTAACCGCGCTGTCCCGTGGTCGGCACGCCGCCCTCGTCCCAGGCGGCGAGCAGCTCGGCGCGCCGGAGCCGGCGGCCGCCCCGCAGCGCCTCACTGGCGATTTCCCGGGCGCGCTCCAGGATGGGCTCGTCCAGTCCCAGCTCGGCACGCCGGCGGGCGGACTGCCGAAGGATCCGCGGCGCCAGCAGGTCGAGCAGCCACGGCAGGTCCTCGGCGAGCACAAGGTGCAGGGTGCCGCGCATGGGCCACGACTTGACGACCTCGCCCGCGTCGAGCGCCGCGTGCACGGCCGCGCGGGTGCGCGGGGCGGTCCGCAGCGCCACGGAGGTGAGCAGGCCCCGGTAGTCCTGGGCCTGCAGCGCGGTCAGCCAGCGCACGGCACCGGCCGCGGAATCCTCACCCGGACCGGCCAACCGCTGCGCGGCGAGCCTGAGCAGGGCGATCTCGTGCGATGTGGTCATGCCTCACCACGCGCGGCCCGACGCACAGCGCCGCTCGGCCGGCACCCCTTCCGTTCCTCAAACGATCGGTACCGCCCAGCTTAGAGGTCGTCTCAACTGGCGTGATCGCTAGGTTGGGTGCCGTGATGACGATGAGTTTCGCGGATGTCGGAAGTCCACACACGTGGGTTGCGGCTATTCGGCCAGCCCTTGCCGGAAGGCTACGTCCCTGGGGATGCGAGAGAAGGGAAAGAGCGGCATGTCGGTGATCGTTGCCGGTAAGTTGTATGTGGACCCCAAGGACAGGGACCGCTTTGTCGAGGGGCACCGCCCCATCGTGGAGGCAGCCCGCAGTTGCCCTGGCTGCCTCGACTTGTCCATCTCGCCCGACCCGATCGAGCCGGGCCGCGTGAACAACTTCGAGCACTGGGAGTCGCAGGAGGCCCTCGACGCCTTCCGGGCGGCGGCACCGCGTCCCTCCGTGTCCGTCGACATCAAGGGCGACCAGGTACTCAAGCACGAGATCTCGCATACCGGGCCGCCCTTCGACTGACGGGTTCCGCCGGAGACATCGCCCTCGCCTGTGGTGCAACCGTCTGGCGAGGGCGTTGTGGTGCTCCGAAAGGACGCTCTGGTCGCACGTGACGCGACCAAATGAGATCGGCTCTTGGGCGGCCCCGCCGACAACAGCCGTGGCCGCGCCGGGCGATGGCACTGTCCCGGGCGGGGCCTTTCTCCTACTGGGACGGAGGCGGTCCCGGAGGTGCCGCGCAGGGCTGGACGCGGTGGAGCGGCGCCGTGAACCATCGCTGAGCACGGGGGAAGCTCCTGGTTCGCTGGCGCGCGCACCCGGCCACACCATGCGGCCGGGCTCGAAACTACTGTGCCAGCGCCCCGGCGAGGACAGTGTTCACAACCCTGTGGACGGCTTCGTTCCCGGGGGCGTCGTCCTGGTCGGCGAACAGCAGGTGCGCCGCCCCGATGAGCGTTGCGGCAAGCGTGTCGACGTCAGCGTCGGCCGCGACGCGGCCCAGGTCGCGCTCGGCGCTGAGGTAGCTGGCGATCATGGCCGTCGCTTCACTGAGGATCGGGACGCCGCCGGCCGACCTGGCCTGGCGCAGTCGGGCGCGCAGCTCGTCGCGGAAGGTGACCAGGCCGACGACCGCCACCGCGAGCGGCCCGAACACGTCGAGGAGCGCCCGGGTGAGGGTCTCGGCGACGGTGCCGGCCCCGACGGAGTCGCGCAGGTCGGCGGCCTGGGTGTCGATCCGGCTGATGCGGTCCAGGACGAGCTCCGCGAGAAAAGCGTCGAAGTCGGCGAAGTGCCGGTGCAGCACACCCTTGGCGCAGCCCGCCTCCGTGGTGACCGCCCGGCTGGTCAGCGCGTTCGGTCCGTCCCGGAGCAGGACGCGCTCGGCGGCGCCGAACAACTGCTCGCGCACGTCGCGGATGTGCACCCCGGTCGGCACCGTGCATCCCTCCTTCGCCGGCTTCGCCGGCTCTCCCGATTGCAGAGTGGGCATGCGCCCACTAATGTGGGCACATGCCCACTATACCTCCAGAGCAACCACACACTCCCAAGCACGAGCCCCAGCACGCCCGGCAGGCAGCGGAGTCGTTCGGCGTGGACGCCGAACGCTACGACCGCACCCGAGCCCGTTATCCGGACACCCTGGTCGAGCGGATCGTCGCCGCCAGTCCCGGCTCCGAAGTCCTCGACGTCGGTTGCGGCACCGGCATCGCGGCCCGGCAGTTCCAGGCGGCCGGCTGCACGGTACTCGGGGTCGACCCCGATGCGCGCATGGCCGACTTCGCGCGGCGCAGTGGCGTCGAGGCCGAGGTGGCGACCTTCGAAGAGTGGGCCCCGGCCGGCCGGAGCTTCGACGCGGTCATCGCCGGAACGGCCTGGCACTGGGTGGACCCGGCCGCGGGCTCGGTAAAGGCGGCACAGGTGCTGCGGCCCCGTGGCATGCTGGCGATCTTCTCGCACGTGCCCCAGCCCTCCCCCGATGCGGCGGAGGCCTTCGCCGAGGTCTACCAGCGGAGCATGCCCGACTCCCCGATCAGCCGCCAGATGAGCACCATGCGGCCCCTGGACGGCTACGAGGCGCTGTTCGCCAAGGCCGCCGACGGCATCCGGGAAACGGGCTGGTTCGGCGAGCCGGAGCAGTGGCGGTTCGAGTGGGAGCAGGTGTACACCCGGGACGAGTGGCTGGACCAGCTCCCCACATCCGGCGCCTTCACCCGGCTCCCGCCGGACACGCTGGCACGGGTGCTGGAGGGAATCGGGGCCGCCATCGACGCGCTCGGGGGCCGCTTCACGGTGCACTACACCACGGTGGCCGGCACAGCGGTGCGCACCGGCTAATCGTCGTCGTCCTCGTCGCCGGTCATGATGTCCACGCACACGGCGACGCTGATCACCAGCGCGGGGTCACCACCCGCGTCCGTGCGGAAGGTGTTGACGTCCACCGCGTAGGTGTCGCGCAGCCGGAACCACTTGCGGGAGACGTGCGCGACCGGCCCCCCGTCGTCGCCGATGGTGTACTCCTTGTCGAGGAAGTCCCCGGTGACCTCCCACTCGGGACCATCGGCCAGCTCAACGACGAGCTTGTCCTTGATCGGGTTGAACATCCGCTTGCGGACGGTGGCCGCGGTGTCGCCGGCGCGCTCGATCTCCATCGTGTCGCGCAGTTTGAACAACTTCTTGCGGATGACCGCGAGCTCGTTGCCCTCGGTGTCCTTCAGTTCGAAGGTCTGGCGGAGCCGCAGCGCCTTGCCGTCGACCAGGAAAACGCGCTGGCCGTTCTCGTCCTCCACCCAGTAGTCGTCTCCGATGTCGAAAACGCGTTCCCGCACCACGAACTTCACGAGCGCCCCCTTGTCGCCTCCCGCCTCACCGGCCAGCGAGGCGGCGATTGCTGCCACCCAACCGCCGTCCGCTGAGGGCGTCAAGCGAGGACCGCCGGTAGGCGCGGCCGCCTACGGCCAGGTCAGCGGAACACCGGTGGATCCGCCCACGGCTACGTCCCGGCCCCGGGCTCGTCCCGCATTGCGCGAACGAGTGCCGACAACCCGGTGACCAGCGCGTCTAGCTCATCGGGACGCATCTCGGCGGCCCATCTCTCGTACCGCTCGTGCAGGGCAGCGGCAAGGCGCTTGTGCAGCTCGCGCCCTTCGTCGGTGAGGACCAGATGGTAGCTGCGCCGGTCGTTGGGCACGCGTTCGCGCACCAGCAGTCCCCTGCGCGCCAGCTCGGCAGCCATCCGGCTGGCGCTGCTCTTGTCCAGGGACAGCCGCGCGGCCAGGTCCCCCTGGCCCAACGGCCCGTTCACGTCCAGCTCGTGGATCGCGAACGCCTGGGACAGCGACGCCGTTTCCCCCGGCCCCGCCGACAGCACCTGGTCCGGTTGCAGGATTCCGGAGATGCGCACGAAGTCCATCATCAGGCCGTGCACCCGCTCGGCTGGCGCGCAGTCCATACCGGATCCCTCCCACGGACAAAACAGTTGCGCTATACAACTTTCAGACATAGGCTCGCAATAAGTTGCATTATACAACTATTTGGAGGTGCGTGATGCACAACGCCCACACGTCCACCCGCCACAGCGAGCCGGAAGACATCTTCCGCGGGCGGAGCAGCCGAGTCTACGACCGCGCCACCCGGTGGCTCCTGCGCGGCCTCTACCGGCGCATCGCCGAGGACATCGCCGACTCCGCCCCGGACAGGGCCACCGTGCTCGACGTGGGCACCGGCCCCGGGCACCTGGTGACCAGCATCGCCCGCCTCCGGCCGGATCTCGACCTGATCGGCGTGGACCTCTCGCCCGACATGATCGCCCAGGCCGAGCAGAACCTCCGGCCGTACGGCACCCGGGCCACCGCGCGCACCGCAGACGCGGCTGACCTGCCGTTCGCCGACTCCTCCATCGGGCTGATCGTGTCCTCGTACAGCCTGCACCACTGGGACAACCCCGGCGCCGTCGTACCCGAACTGGGGCGGGTCCTGGCCCCGGGCGGCCGGCTCTACATCTACGACTGGCGCAACGCCCCATTCACCAAAGTCGACGAGGCCGCCCGCGAACACGGGGTGCTGACCGGCCGGCCGCACCGGCGCACACTCATCCGCACCGGCACACCAGTGCAACCCCACGTCGTCCGGCACGTCATGACCAACCCGGAGTAACGTCTCCGCGCCGATCTTGCGGGTTCCGTTCCTGCCCGGCCATCCGCATCGAGCCTGACCGTGAGGACACTCTCGGCGCCGAACCTGTCCCTCCCGTCAGGCCCGATGCGCCCCAACGCCTAACAGGACGGCCTACGCTGACCCCGCGGCCGGCTCCCGGGCGGCGTCGATCGCGGCGGCGACCCCGTCGAGGATCAGGCCGAGACCGAAGGTGAAGTCGGGGTCGCCCGGCTCGGCCGGCTCGTTGGCCGGTGGTTCGAAGACACCGGAGGCGAAGAGCTTCGCCGCCTCGGGGAAGCGGTCGGGCTGCACGAATCGCGCCAGGGCGCGGCCGTACCCCTGCTCGACCTGCGCCTGGTCGAGTCCGGTCCCGCGCCGGCCCTCCTCCAGTTGCTGTGCCATCAGGCTGGTGTGCCGCACGTATCCCGACAGCACGGTGCAGATCCCGGTCTTCTCCCCCCAGCCGAGCCCGGTGTCGCGGAGCGTGCGCAGCCCGGCGTCGAGCCAGCCGATCGCGTTCGGCCCGCTCGGCGGCCCGGAAAGGGGCGCGTGCGCGAGCCAGGGACGCTGGTCGTGCACCGCCCGTAGCCGCAGCGCCCACTCCCGCAGCCCGGCGCGCCATCCTCCCTCGATGTTGCCGAGGTCGGGGGGCGGGCCGCTGGCGTGGTCCTCCATCAGCACGACCAGCTCGTCCTTCGAGCCCACGTGACGGTAGAGCGACATCGCGGTGAACCCCAGGGCCTTGGCGACCTTCGACAGGGTCACGCCGGCCAGTCCGTCGCGGTCGGCCAGGTCGACGGCCGCGCGCACGACCCGGTCAACGTCGAGCTCCGCGGGCCGGCCGAGCCGCTCCGGTGTCGACAGCCGCCACAACCGCCCCAGCTCAGCGGGCACGTCCTCCTCGGCCATGTCCAAAACCTACCCCTGCGTGATCGCCGGTGCCGCTCGGATCACTGTTGCCGACTTCGTTTATTACATATACTTTAGTCTATAAACTAACTTGGCGAGAAGGAGGGAACCGTGACCGACGCGGCCGCCACCCGCAACCCGCGCGCCACGCGCGGCCCCGTACAACGCAGCGAACGGGCGCTGGCGCCCGACCTGGCGCGCGGCGCCATGCTGTTACTGATCGCGCTGGCCAACAGCGCTGGCGTCTTCTTCGTCTCCGCGCCCGGCATCGAGCCGGAACCGCACGGCCTCGAACGCGGCTACAACCTGTTCATGTTCACGTTCGTGCACGCGCGCGCACTCCCGATGTTCGCGTTCATGTTCGGCTACGGGCTGGTCCTGCTGGCCCTCCGCCAGGAGGCGGCGGGTGCCACCCCGGGCGCGGTCCGCACCGTGCTACTGCGGCGCAACGCGTGGCTGGCCGCCTTCGGGCTGGTGCACGGAATCCTGCTCCTCTCCGGCGACATCCTCGGCGCGTACGGAATCGTGGGGATCGTGTTCACGCTCCTGCTGCTGCGCCGCGGCGACCGCTTCCACCGCCTGGTGCTGTGGATCTGGGGCGCCACGACCGCGTACATGGTGGGCCTCGCCGCCGTAGCCGTGTGGGGCATCGCGAACGGCACCGGCGAGCGCGCGACGATCCCCACGCGCGAGTTCGACGTCGGGTGGGCCTCGATGGAGGCACCCACGTACGCCGCATCCGTGGTCGCCCGGCTGGGCGAGTGGCCCGCGCACACCCTCTACGCGTCGGGGGTCATCT includes:
- a CDS encoding glucose 1-dehydrogenase, producing the protein MAGRLTGRVALVSGGAGGQGASHARVLAEHGAKVVLGDIRDDEGQTLAESLREQDLDVRAVPLDVRFDDQWRAAVGFAERTFGHLDVLVNNAGISAAGGVEDENEDDWHRVIDVNQKGVWLGMRAAIPALRRAGGGSVINTASTFGIRPPASGIAYAASKGAVQAMTRSAAMAVADADIRVNTLVVSMVDTPFLDRAKRAGAVERRLREYPLGRIAQPLDVSRAVVFLASEESSYMTASEMVLDGGMLGGYTLRLDDQDPRPNPAGA
- a CDS encoding Zn-ribbon domain-containing OB-fold protein, encoding MTTAKGLAGTRCVHCGYRSFPWQDYGCESCGSERLARIELRGAGTLVAAATVHRHAGQDGAAPFTAVSVRLDDGPSVIGLLDHPGEPEPGVRVHAVRAGGEVRFAEEAA
- a CDS encoding thiolase family protein, whose product is MTRPVYVAGVGLHRYQRSSEASFVTLGLAAVRAALADAGAEWSDVQGVYTGTTRLGMAVSRPMLRHLGATGVAMTQVENASASSSSAFRLACMEVSSGEADIVLAMGVDKPGPSSRAESRTGLTGLADGHVVPFTRFAMLANEYMHRHGATPEQVAAVAVKNHRNGARNPYAHHQKERDLAEVLDAEPVAGTLTKWQCCPVGEGASAVVVASEDALARLGGDPSRAVRVRASAQRSERLYGDGDFDVEITRETTAEALHRAAVRPADLDVIELHDAFAIEELRYVEAMGLCADGQAAGRLADGEFDVGGRCAVSPSGGLIAMGHPIGPTGTGQIAEVARQLRGEAGDRQQPGARLGLAHMVGVGAVCVVHVLEAAE
- a CDS encoding winged helix DNA-binding domain-containing protein, yielding MTTSHEIALLRLAAQRLAGPGEDSAAGAVRWLTALQAQDYRGLLTSVALRTAPRTRAAVHAALDAGEVVKSWPMRGTLHLVLAEDLPWLLDLLAPRILRQSARRRAELGLDEPILERAREIASEALRGGRRLRRAELLAAWDEGGVPTTGQRGYHMLAHLGLTGTLCFGPAHPDRDEQLVVLIEEWIPHPRRPQRDEALGELATRYFGGHGPATAKDFTRWAGITAADTRTALAGARPRLATLAVDGAEYLMDPGTPDLLDRVRSEARGVFLLPGFDEFVLGYGDRGAVLPAEHAERLVPGKNGMFRSTVVSDGRIIGTWKRAGSGSASTVDATPFDAFPSGVAEQIPRLYAALP
- a CDS encoding alpha/beta hydrolase, translated to MDNTQHQRLGRRLGRMPGVRTVPRPVEPHGGEFDLTYIREGTPGGTPLLILPGGPGLASVLPYRGVRRAAVQRGFEVVMVEHRGVGLSRTDRAGADLPMDAMTVAAVLGDLVAVLDDCGWERAVVYGSSYGGYLAQALGARHPERVSAMVLDSATSDSVGEGLQRSHLRRLFWRGEEHETAAAAAAVRHLVEERAVPVEETGVVVPVAYELGGAGLVERLLEAVRGGRVRTWNRIRDLGGKEVQRRHPYYMEFDLAGAIYYRELGKELPDGQALDPYVLFDREAERFPAFAGEPVDLAAALPAFTWPTAVLSGRRDMRSVPPAAQRTAELLPDGVLVPFENSAHSFLDFHPRVALTAAAATANAAHTRLPRLAARLEGLPRPASAHLLGPMLSAGATVDRALAASPLTS
- a CDS encoding aldehyde dehydrogenase family protein, whose protein sequence is MLAVHTPITGEVIAEVEPTAPDAVDSVLARASEAQRAWARRPASDRGAILVEAGRLLAAHAAELGELEARNTGRTPAEGRREADRAAQAFSYYGGWADKAAGTTIPVSSDVLAYTVREPYGVVVGVTPWNVPVRMAAKKAAQSVAFGNACVLKPAPETPLTAMRMAELLRAAGLPEGLVQVANGGPELGQALIEHPSTALVTFTGSPEGGRAVATAAAQRLIPAVLELGGKSPQLVFADADLDSALEGVLLGVFASAGQMCIAGSRLYVQRGIYDTFVERLRARVESIVVGDPSAPDVRVGPQMTAAQRDRTRAAIDRATAQGARMLATAQLPSDERLRGGFFVPPTLFADADPRSDLMRAEIFGPVLAVAPFEDEADAAAKAHDTEFGLAAGVWTSDGARAHRLARDLRAGTVWLNTYRALSDQVPFGGFGASGYGRENGEEAHRTYTQVKSVVSALDGPTPGYTL